Sequence from the Pseudomonas sp. 7SR1 genome:
GCACCTCCAGGGTCATCTTGCAGCAGCCGCGCTGGCGGGCGATATCTTCGACCTTCTGCAGCATCTTCTGGCTCAGGCCCAATCCGCGAAAGGCCTGCATCACCGCCACATCATGGATATTCACCAGGGGACGGCAGGCAAAGGTGGAAAAACCTTCGAAGCAGTTGACCAGCCCCGCCGGCTCGCCATTGACGAATGCCAGCACGCTGAACGCATGGGGGCGCTTGGCCAGTTCTTCCGGCAGGTGCAAC
This genomic interval carries:
- a CDS encoding GNAT family N-acetyltransferase, with the protein product MEEARDILVLQASYTNPVHAEAICHVLNGYAQDPMGGGRPLPAEVLLHLPEELAKRPHAFSVLAFVNGEPAGLVNCFEGFSTFACRPLVNIHDVAVMQAFRGLGLSQKMLQKVEDIARQRGCCKMTLEVLEGNAVAQASYGKFGFVAGMFDPAHGRMLFWTKSL